TGCAGTATGTGAGAATTTTGAGACATGGCATGTACAAGTCCGGCATTGCTTGAGAGGAGCAGGTGACTTTTTAAATATAGTTCCTAAAGCTCTTCACCACCAGGGTCTTCCTCGCCTTATGTCTCTGTCTGTTGTAGGCTAATTCATATTTATAATTGCAGGCTAAATAATAGCGATTGCTCCGATTAGTGAAAAGATCTATGAACATTGTAACATGAGACTACCAGGTTAGTAGAAGGCAAAGTGGTTGGAGTGCATACTCGATATTGAAGATATAGTCTTTGTTTAATTTGATTAGTTCCTTTTTATGATTTGGGTGTGTATTGTTTGTAGTCCCTTTAAAAAGGAGGCATTTTTTTCTTGAATAATTTTATTTTGTTTGATGACACAGAGATGTTGTCCTAATTGGTCAATGAAAAGATTAGAAGGCGAACTAAACGATGGTTTGTCTTTTTCCTCCAGCATTTAGTTTGTTCCTATGCTTATGGGAATAAAGAATACGATTGTGGGACGGTGTTTATAAATTGCACAACAATGCAGAGGGAATTACACGTTTCCATTTCAATACCTATTCTATCCTTAAGACACAAATCATTACCAGCAGGGGTATTAATGACCTTTTATTCAACAGTTGAACTTGATATCTAATAACAGATCACAGGCCGAATTCTGTGTTTCCCACAATAATGTAATGGGACGTCTGGTCCCTTGGCAATGATGTGAGTGTACTAAGCTAGAGTCAGCACAGGGAAGAGAACTGGAAACTAACTGAGAGCATTGTACAACACTGAACTATGTGGTGATGCGGCATTGCTTCCACATTCTTAAATTCACAAAATAGATCAGGAATTCAGAACGAGGGATCACTTTTCTGGGAGGTGAGGTTGTGTGTGACATGCAAAAGAACATGCATGGAATGTACCACGCAATTCATGTTGGATGGCACTTATTCATAATTTAAGCAATTTAACAATTACACTCAGTGGATATTTCACGCCATTCTTTAactcttctctgaattttctctgggtccctgcataaataaatggaTTGATGCAGGAACTCAGAAGCAGAAGCATATATCCGCTTTGTTCTAGAATAAAATTTGATTCATTGAAATTGGAACCGGAAAAATAACTAAATTTCGCAATTCTGATAAAAAGGAAACTTATAAGATATAccaaatataacaggatgaaactgcccgagatgcaGAAGAGTAAAACAATAGAttttctccgcttctccatctctgggtcactctgagtctctccattGCTGTTGGCCGTGAGTCTCCTGCGAGCTCTACTGGCCACTAGAATATGTCTGACGGTCAGAGCGTTGAGCAGTAAgatcagaatgaatgggagacaaggggttaaaatggaACAAATCCAGTCATATGCGACCCATGCAGGTGACATATAAAATATTGATTTTATGATGCAGAACCAGGGTATATTATCAATTATATGCAAAGGTTCCATTATATAATAACGAAAGGCATTTTTTAAACAGCTCAGTGTGCAGACCATTCCTATAACCCAcgccgccgttttctcggtgcagtattttattttcaacttctggaaACAGATGGCAAtgcatcgatcaaaggtgaaagcgaccgttaaccagacagaactgtcTAGGATCGCATAGTTGAGGGCATTACGGAGATTGCATACTGGTGTGATAAACAGGAAACTGACTGGGAAATAAATGCCGGCAATACGGTTTAATATCACAACGGTGATCATaaccaggagatccgtcactgccatggacatcagatagtaagtgatacatctggagagaccacatctcccttgggacaggatcacaatcactgccaagttagctgtaatagagacagagag
This genomic window from Heterodontus francisci isolate sHetFra1 chromosome 34, sHetFra1.hap1, whole genome shotgun sequence contains:
- the LOC137348797 gene encoding probable G-protein coupled receptor 139, which translates into the protein MDDIVGSRTSNFPVLALSHMYPLPLSLSLSVSITANLAVIVILSQGRCGLSRCITYYLMSMAVTDLLVMITVVILNRIAGIYFPVSFLFITPVCNLRNALNYAILDSSVWLTVAFTFDRCIAICFQKLKIKYCTEKTAAWVIGMVCTLSCLKNAFRYYIMEPLHIIDNIPWFCIIKSIFYMSPAWVAYDWICSILTPCLPFILILLLNALTVRHILVASRARRRLTANSNGETQSDPEMEKRRKSIVLLFCISGSFILLYLVYLISFLFIRIAKFSYFSGSNFNESNFILEQSGYMLLLLSSCINPFIYAGTQRKFREELKNGVKYPLSVIVKLLKL